GCAGGTCGTCATTGCGCTGGCCCTTGTACAGCGAAGCGCCGCGATGCAGCATCAGTCCCTCGCCGCCGTTTTTCACGGTTTTGGACAGCAGGGTTTTCAGCGCCTGGGGGCTTGCCACCTTGAACTGCTCCACGGCCTGCACCCAGTGTTGGTCAATCCGGCTGACCACGCCATTGAGGGCCGGAATCCGTTCGGTGAACGGGCCGCCGTGCGCGGGCAGGTCAAACACCATGAAGCGCATGCTGCGCCAGGCAGAATCATCGGGCGTTTGCTGGCGCACGGTGGAAACCGCCTTGGGGAACTGCCCATGGCCCGCCCAGAGTTCGCCATCCATTGCCACATTGGGCCAGCCCGCCGTGAACCAGCCGGGGGCGGCAACGCGCTCGCCGCCGCGTGTCCAGAGGGCCTGGCCGTCCCAGTAGCCGCGCACCCCGTCGAATTTTTCGCTGACCCAGTAATCGGCCAGAACGATGCCGGAGCGGTACACATTGGCCAGCATCAATGAAGGCACTGATGACGGCGGCGGGGAAAGCGCAACAGGCGTGCCGGCCGCCGCAGGCAGCAGCGAGCCTGCAAGGGTCAGGCCGATCAAGGACAGGAAAAAACGTCGCTGCATCGGAGCCCTTTCGGTGTTTGCTATCAAATAAATAGCTGATTATGCAGATGGGTAATGCGCAAACAGCCGTTTTTTCTTGAATCAGGCGACGGAGTCGCTGTCGCGGCTGGCGCCGGCCGTGGCGCTGAAGCCGCAATCGACATAGGTGATTTCAGCCGTCACGCCGCTGGCCAGATCGCTAAGCAAGAATGCGGCCACATTGCCTACATCTTCGATGGTCACGTTGCGGCGCATGGGCGAGGCCGCTGCCACCATGCCCAGCAGCTTGCCGAAATCCTTGATGCCGCTGGCGGCCAGGGTCTTGATCGGACCAGCGCTCAGGCCGTTGGCGCGCATGCCCTTGGGGCCGAGCGATTCGGCCAGGTAGCGCACCGACGCTTCCAGGCTGGCCTTGGCCAGGCCCATGGTGTTGTAGTGCGGAATGATGCGCTCGGCGCCCAGGTAGGTCAGCGTCAGCACGGCGGACTTGGGGTTGAGGTAGGGCAGGGCGGCCTTGGTCATGGCCGGAAAGCTGTAGGCGCTGATGTCGTGCGCGATGCGGAAGTTTTCGCGCGAAAAACCATCCAGGAAATCGCCGGCAATCGCCTCGCGCGGCGCGTAGCCGATGCTGTGGACAAAGCCGTCAAAGGTCGGCCAGGTTTTGGCCAGATCTACAAACAGCTTGTCGATCTGCTCGTCGGAGCCGACATCGCAGTCAAAGATCAGGCTGGAGCCGAAGTCGGCCGCAAATTCGGTGATGCGGTCCTTGAACCGTTCGCCCACGTAGCTGAACGCCAGCTCGGCCCCTTGCGCATGGCAGGCCTTGGCGATGCCATAGGCGATGGACCGGGTGGACAGCACGCCCGTGATCAACAGTTTTTTGCCGGCGAGAAAACCCATTTATAAGCTCCAGTATGTTCGTGTGATTCGGCAACAGTCTTGCGCAGGCTGGCGTTTTGCTTGCGCGCAGGCTGCAAAAAGTTGGCCGACTTAAGTAGTGCAGAATTGTCGCATGCGGGATTTGATTTTTTTACGGGCTTGGCTGGCCGTTTGCGCGCTGTGCCTTGCGCCGGCAAGCTGGGCGGCCCACGCCTATGCCCAGTTTGGCGACATCAAGTATTCGGCCGGCTTCACGCATTTCGGCTATGTGAATCCAGCTGCCCCCAAAGGCGGCGAAATCCGCATGGTGCCGCCAACCCGGCCGACCAATTTCGACAAGTTCAACCCGTTCACCCTGCGCGGCACCGCACCCTATGGCCTGGGAATTTTGCTGATCGAAAGCCTGCTGACGGGCAATTCGGAAGAGCCGACCACCGCCTACGGACTGCTGGCCGATGACGTGACGGTCGCGCCCGACAGGCTGTCGGCCACCTTTCACCTCAACGAGAAGGCGCGTTTTCACAACGGTGCGCAGGTAGCGGCCACCGATGTGCTGCATTCGTACACCCAGCTCACCAGCAAGCTTGCCGCGCCGCAGTACCGCACGATTTATGCCGAAGTCAAGGGCGTCACGGTGGTTTCCGAGCGCGTGGTGCGTTTTGATTTCCTGACGCCCAATCCCGAGTTGCCGCTGGTGGTGGGCGGCATGCCGGTGTTCAGCCGCGACTGGGGCAAGGCCAAGCCCTTCGACAAGATCGTGTCTGAAGTGCCGATTGGCTCGGGGCCGTACAAAATTGCCAGCCCGGCAATGGGGCGCGACATTACCTATGTGCGCGATCCGGCGTACTGGGGCAATGAGTTGCCAAGCCGCAAGGGTCAGTTCAACTTTGACCGCATCAGCTTCAAGATTTACCTCGACGAAACCTCGCGCTTCGAGGGACTGAAGGCCGGCGAATTTGATTTCCTGCGTGAATTCATCTCGCGCAACTGGGCGCGGCAGTACACCGGTAAGCAGTTCACCTCGGGCGAGCTGGTCAAGCGCGCTTTTGAAAACCGCAACCCCGGCGATTTCCAGGGGTATGTGTTCAACCTGCGAAATCCCAAGTTCCAGGATGCGCGGGTGCGCAAGGCGATTGGCCTGGCGATGGATTTCGAGTGGATGAACCGGCAGCTGTTCTACGGCCTGTACAAGCGCGTCAACGGTTACTTTCCCAATAGCGAATTTCATGCGGAAGGCTTGCCCAAACCCGATGAACTGGCTTTGCTCGAACCCTTGCGCGCCCGGCTCAAGCCCGAAGTCTTCGGTCCCGTGCCGGTGTCGCCCAGCACCACGCCGCCCGGCAGCCTGCGGGGCAACCTGCGCCAGGCCCAGGCGCTGCTGCGCGAGGCCGGCTGGACGTACCGCGATGGCGCCTTGCGCAACACCAAGGGCGAGGCTTTCACCATGGAATTCCTGAACGACCAGCCTTCGCTGGTGCGCATCGTCGGGCCGTTCCAGAAGGCGCTGGAAAAGCTCGGCATCACCATGACCTACCGCATCGTCGATTTTTCACTCGGCAAGCAGAAGATGGATGCGTTTGATTTCGAGGTCACGACGCTGCGCCTGCCGGGCAGCACTGCGCCGGGCGGCGAGTTGCTGGAGTTGTTTGGCTCGAAGGCGGCCACCACGCCGGGGTCTTCGAACGTCTGGGGAATTGCCGACCCGGCCGTCGATGCGCTGCTGCAAAAGGTCGTGACCGCCAAGACCCGGCCTGAATTGAGCGCGGCCATGCGATCGCTGGACCGTGTGCTGACCAACGGCTATTACTCGGTGCCGCAGTATTACGGCGACGCCTTCCTGATTGGTTATCGGCCACGCCGCTTTGTTTTGCCTGTCACAGTTCCGCCGTATTACCAGCCCGACACCTGGGCCATGAGCACCTGGTGGGCGTCGCCCTCCAACAAATAGGAAGTCAAACCCTCCATGGCCAGCTACATCCTCAAGCGCCTGCTGCTGATGATTCCGACCCTGTTCGGCGTCTTGTTGCTGACCTTTGCCATGGTGCAGTTCGTGCCGGGCGGGCCGGTCGAGCAGATGGTGGCGCAGCTGCAGGGCCGCGATTCGGGCGGTGAACGGGCCGCCAGCGCTGGGGCGGGCTACCGGGGGCGGCAGGGAATCGATGCCGAGCGCATCGAGGAAATCAAGGCGCTGTACGGTTTCGACAAGCCGGTGCATGAGCGCTTTTTCCAGATGCTGGGCCGCTTTGCTCGCTTTGACCTGGGCAACAGTTTTTACCAGCACAAGGATGTCTGGCAACTGGTCAAGGAAAAGCTGCCGGTGTCGGTCAGCCTGGGGCTGTGGACGTTTTTCCTCAGCTACCTGATCGCCGTGCCGCTGGGCGTGGCCAAGGCGGTCAGGGCGGGCAGCCGGTTTGACTTCGTGACCACCCTGGTGGTGCTGGTCGGCTATGCGATTCCGGGCTTTGTGCTGGGCGTGGCGCTGCTGGTGGTGTTTGGCGGGCAATTGCAGTGGTTTCCGCTGCGCGGGCTGACCTCGGCCAACTGGGAAACGCTGGGCTGGGGCGCCCGGATCACCGACTACCTCTGGCATATCACGCTGCCCATCACGGCCATGGTGCTGGGCAGCTTTGCCGTGACGACGGTGCTGACCAAGAATTCGTTCCTGGAGGAAATCCGCAAGCAGTATGTGCTGACCGCCCGCGCCAAGGGGCTGAGCGAGCGGCAGGTACTGTGGAAGCATGTGTTTCGCAATGCGCTGATTCCCATCATCACCGGCTTTCCGGCCGCGTTCATCGGGGCTTTTTTTACCGGCTCCTTGTTGATAGAAACCCTGTTTTCGCTCGATGGCCTGGGCCTGCTCAGCTATGAAAGCGTGATCCGGCGCGATTACCCGGTGGTGCTGGGAACGCTGTACCTGTTTACCTTGATCGGCCTGGTGACCAAGCTCATCAGCGACCTTTGCTATGTGTGGGTCGATCCGCGCGTGAAGTTTGATTGAGCATGGAAATTAGTTCTTCACCCGTGTCGCCGCCCTCGGTCTCGCCCTCCCGCCGTGCCTGGCAGCGCTTCAGGCGCAACCGGCTGGGTTACTGGAGCCTGGTGCTGTTTTGCCTGCTGGTGTTGTTCAGCCTGTTTGCCGAGCTGCTGTCGAACGACAAGCCGCTGGTGGTGAGCTACCACGGCAAGCTGTACTTTCCGCTGGTCAAGGATTATTCGGAAAAAACCTTCGACGGCGACTTCGACACGCCTGCCGACTACCTGGACCCGTTCATCCAGGGCAAGTTGACGCAGGGCGGCAACTGGGCGATTTACCCACCCAATCCCTACGGGCCGCGCACCATCAACTATTTCGCCAAGGACCCGAATCCTTCGGCGCCGTCGCGTGACAACCTGTTTGGCACCGATGACCGGGGGCGCGATTTGCTGGCGCAACTGATCTACGG
This DNA window, taken from Polaromonas hydrogenivorans, encodes the following:
- a CDS encoding extracellular solute-binding protein; amino-acid sequence: MRDLIFLRAWLAVCALCLAPASWAAHAYAQFGDIKYSAGFTHFGYVNPAAPKGGEIRMVPPTRPTNFDKFNPFTLRGTAPYGLGILLIESLLTGNSEEPTTAYGLLADDVTVAPDRLSATFHLNEKARFHNGAQVAATDVLHSYTQLTSKLAAPQYRTIYAEVKGVTVVSERVVRFDFLTPNPELPLVVGGMPVFSRDWGKAKPFDKIVSEVPIGSGPYKIASPAMGRDITYVRDPAYWGNELPSRKGQFNFDRISFKIYLDETSRFEGLKAGEFDFLREFISRNWARQYTGKQFTSGELVKRAFENRNPGDFQGYVFNLRNPKFQDARVRKAIGLAMDFEWMNRQLFYGLYKRVNGYFPNSEFHAEGLPKPDELALLEPLRARLKPEVFGPVPVSPSTTPPGSLRGNLRQAQALLREAGWTYRDGALRNTKGEAFTMEFLNDQPSLVRIVGPFQKALEKLGITMTYRIVDFSLGKQKMDAFDFEVTTLRLPGSTAPGGELLELFGSKAATTPGSSNVWGIADPAVDALLQKVVTAKTRPELSAAMRSLDRVLTNGYYSVPQYYGDAFLIGYRPRRFVLPVTVPPYYQPDTWAMSTWWASPSNK
- a CDS encoding DNA ligase, translated to MQRRFFLSLIGLTLAGSLLPAAAGTPVALSPPPSSVPSLMLANVYRSGIVLADYWVSEKFDGVRGYWDGQALWTRGGERVAAPGWFTAGWPNVAMDGELWAGHGQFPKAVSTVRQQTPDDSAWRSMRFMVFDLPAHGGPFTERIPALNGVVSRIDQHWVQAVEQFKVASPQALKTLLSKTVKNGGEGLMLHRGASLYKGQRNDDLLKLKTHDDSEARVLAHVPGQGKYAGKLGALLVEMPEADGKPAQRFKLGTGFTDAQRQNPPAIGTRITYRFRGVNDSGIPRFASFMRIRED
- a CDS encoding microcin C ABC transporter permease YejB produces the protein MASYILKRLLLMIPTLFGVLLLTFAMVQFVPGGPVEQMVAQLQGRDSGGERAASAGAGYRGRQGIDAERIEEIKALYGFDKPVHERFFQMLGRFARFDLGNSFYQHKDVWQLVKEKLPVSVSLGLWTFFLSYLIAVPLGVAKAVRAGSRFDFVTTLVVLVGYAIPGFVLGVALLVVFGGQLQWFPLRGLTSANWETLGWGARITDYLWHITLPITAMVLGSFAVTTVLTKNSFLEEIRKQYVLTARAKGLSERQVLWKHVFRNALIPIITGFPAAFIGAFFTGSLLIETLFSLDGLGLLSYESVIRRDYPVVLGTLYLFTLIGLVTKLISDLCYVWVDPRVKFD
- the fabI gene encoding enoyl-ACP reductase FabI — its product is MGFLAGKKLLITGVLSTRSIAYGIAKACHAQGAELAFSYVGERFKDRITEFAADFGSSLIFDCDVGSDEQIDKLFVDLAKTWPTFDGFVHSIGYAPREAIAGDFLDGFSRENFRIAHDISAYSFPAMTKAALPYLNPKSAVLTLTYLGAERIIPHYNTMGLAKASLEASVRYLAESLGPKGMRANGLSAGPIKTLAASGIKDFGKLLGMVAAASPMRRNVTIEDVGNVAAFLLSDLASGVTAEITYVDCGFSATAGASRDSDSVA